The nucleotide window CATCCTTCCCGGACGCCAGGGACCCGCCCATGAGGGAGAACGCCCCTTCCTCCAGTCCGATTTCGATGTCAACACCCTACAGGCCTTTTTTGAAGCCGAGTACGGTATTGAGCCGTATGCCTACATTCCGGCGCAAGACAGCAATAGAATTTCATGGCTCTCGTACTTTGTGCCGGTCGTCTATCGCGGAAACGGACCCGGGCAACGGCATACGCTCTTCCGCATGTGCTCGAACAGGGTGGATGTGTGGCTGATGCAAGTCCCCCGGTTTCTCAAGGGGCGCTACATCCACAAGACCACACAAAACCCAACACTGACGCTCTTCCGGGTCGCGCTGAACGCGCTCACCTCGTTCCATCCGATCCGAGGCCTCCGCTTTTTCGGCGCTGCACTGCTTGCGGGAGGCGGGGTGCGGCATAAGATGATTGCCTACGACTCCGGGCCGTTGCGCAGAGCGGACGGAAGCGTCGAACATTGCGAATACTGCCCCACGGCCATTGTGAGGGGCGATGCGTTAGTGCCCTGCTGTGTGGCCGACTACGGCGACGGCTCGGAGGGAAATGCGCCATGATCATTGCACAGACCCGGGCTATGTGTAACCGGTGCCCATCGGCGTCGCACCCCGCCGAACTGGTGAGAACCGGAACCCGCATCGAAGGTGTGGTCCACTGCCCGGATGGCGACATCCGGCATGACGTGTCGTCGGACGCCGATCTGTTCATTGCGATTCGGGAGAAAAGTGCGACCGACATCACCTCCACCGCACCGCCTCGGGGGTTGCGCAATGTGCTCAACTACATCTCCATCACCAACGCATGCAACCTCAATTGTGCTGTCTGCGGCGCTGGCGCAAAGACCGGCACGGACGCGGCCGTCTTCCTGTCCGTTGACGAGATCTGCAAACGCGCCGAACAGGCCAAGAAGGCGGGCGGGCGGATTCTCCATCTGTTTGGAGGCGAACCGACCCTGCACCCCGATCTGCTTACGATTGTTGAAAAAATCAGCGGCCTCGGCTTCAGCTCAGGCGTTGTGACCAATGGGGTCAGGCTCGGTGCCGACAAGGCGCTGGCTCGGAAACTCAAGGCGCGTGGACTTGCCCGGATCTGCCTCCAGTTCGACTCCTTCAATGAAGAGACGTTGGAGGCACTGGGCCGCAATTTTTTGCGCGAGAAAAAAGAAGCGATCACAAACGCCTGTGAGGCTGGCTTGAGCATTGGCCTGAACTGCACGGTCACCCGACTCAATCTGGAAGAGGTTGGCGATTTACTGACGCATGGGCTGGAGATCGGCATCAACGTCCGAAACATGACCTTTGCCAGCGCAGCCCCAGTAGGACGCTACACGCTCGCCCAGCAGGACTCGGTAGATCGCGAGCAGATCATCCGCCAGCTCCTGACCGTTGGGGAGAAGCACGGGTTCTCGCTGGATGACATTTTCCCGTTGCCGGCATACCTGCCGTGGGGCATCCAAAACCATCCCGACTGCGGGGCGCACCTCGTCTTGGTTCATACACCGGATGGTATTCAACCGTTGAACCGCCTGATTGACATGGCGGCGGTGTATGCACGAATGGCTCGGAGCCGTTTGCGTCGAAACTATTGTTCCACCCGTCTCGTACCTGCATGGTTTGTGCTTCGAGCGATCCGGCCCGGAAAATGGGCGTCTTGCTTGCGAATCGCTTCCGGGCTTGCCTTTTCCAAACGGCGCTATTCGCTGGTCAATGTCGGCATCAGCAATTACAAGGGGGCTGCGTTTCTTGACGAACAGCGCCTGGCTCGTTGCGCATCGGCCTTTCATACGTCTGTCGGTCCAGTGAAAGGGTGTCTCCATTTCTTTCGAGACCAGGCGTTTCCCGGATCCAAGGAATATGAGGATGCACATGGAAGTTGTTAAATCGTCCTGGGATTCACGCATCTGGCGCCTGCCATGGGATGACGGCGGGGATGTGCCGCACGCGCTGCTTGACATCCTTCGCGGGTGTAATCTCAGGTGCCGGGCCTGTTACAATCAGGCGAGAACAGGGACCAAACCACTCGACGTGGTCAAGGCGGAAGTGGACGGCCTGCTCCGCCTGCGTCGGCTCCAGTCTATTTCCATCGTGGGGGGCGAACCGCTCCTGCATCCGGAATTGTGCGAGATTGTCCGGTTCCTGCGGCACCGCGGGCTGCGCGTCGAGCTATTCACGAACGGGCTCTTGCTGGATTATGCCGCTTGCGCCCGCCTGAAAGAGGCCGGGACCGATCTGGTGTTCCTGCACATTGACAGCGGCCAGGACCGCCCCGATCTTCCCGCCTCTGCCGCCTGGCCTGAAAGGCGGCGTCTCATAGCCGAAAAAGCCGCCTGCGTGACGGCCGCCGGCATGGAGGCGGGGTTGACCATCACCGCCTACCCGGATCGCCCCGGGGAGGTGGAGGACGGTGTGCAGTTGACGCTGGACTCGGAAGACCTCGGTTATCTGCTCGTGACCCGTTTTCGGGAACATGCCGCCATCGTGGCTATCGAGGGGAACCTGGCAGCAGGCTTCAAGGCGACCGTCAAAGGAACACCACACGCCTCGCCGGAAAACATGCGATCCCACCTCGACATGCAGCGCCTGCTGCTCGACAAGCACGCCATTCGCCCCTTTGCGGCCCTTGGCTCCAACCGTGACCCGCAGGACGCCCGCTGGCTCTCCTATTTTGTCGGCACCACCAGCCGCCGCGGCCGGCGGCTGGTGACACAGGGTCTCAGGGCCAGTGCCTGCGAACGTCTTTTCTCGGCGCTGTGTCGCCAGCTCGCAGGACGCTATCTTTTCTTTGTCCCATGGAGCGCGTCACGCTTCTGGCTCCATCTGCTTTTCAACGCCGCTTTGGGCGGCAACGCCAGAGGGAACCTTCGCCTGGCAGCGTCTGCGCTGTTGCCTGGCCACCGGTTGCACGCCAAGCGGCTGTTGTTCCAAAATCCAGCGGAAGTAGGCGCTTCAGGGAGTGTGACGCACTGCATCAACTGCCCCGACGCCACGTTTCATCAGGGCCAGCTCATCCCGGTTTGTCTCGCGGACCTGTGCCGCCCCGCATCGCCACCATGCACATCACCTTGATCCAGCCCGCTGTCGGTCGCAAGCCGGACGGCACACCTTATCCCGCCTCCTGGCGGATGGAGCCGCTGGGCATCGCCAGGCTCGCCAGCCTCACGCCGCCCGAAATCCGGCGCGCTTTTTTTGACGACCGCCTCGAGCCCATCCGCTACGACGACCCCACGGATCTGGTCTGCATCACCGTCGAGACCTACACCGCCCGCCGGGCGTATCAGATCGCCGCCGCGTTCCGGGCGCGCGGCGTTCCCGTTGTCCTGGGCGGTTTCCATCCCACGCTTGTTCCGGATGAGGCGGCTTTGCGGGCCGACAGCATCGTGATCGGCGAGGCGGAGCCTGTCTGGCGCGCCGTGCTCGACGATGCGGCCGCCGGCCGGCTGCGCGCGCGCTATAGCTCCGATCGGCCTCGGCTCGCGGGGCTGGCTCCGGATCGCTCGATCTTCGGTCGCCGGCCGTATGGTCTGGTCGCCCTGGTGGAGACGTCGCGCGGCTGCCGGTTCAACTGCGAATTTTGTTCCGTCAGCCCGTTCTTTCGCCAGCGCTGCCTGGAGCGTCCCGTGGAGGAGGTCGTTCAGGAGGTTCGCTCGCTGCGGAAACCGATCTTCTTCGTTGACGACAATCTCGGCGCCGATCCCGACCGGCTGCGCGCGCTATGCGGCGCCCTGCTCCCGGTGAAACGACCCTGGATCGGACAGGCCAGTCTGCACATCGCGGAGGATCGCGCGCTGCTTGACCTGATGCGCCGTTCCGGCTGTCAGGGCGTTCTGGTCGGGTTTGAATCGCTCGACGCGGACACGCTTCACGCGATGGGCAAGTCGGTCAACCTGGAGGCCCGGCACTACCCGCGCGCCATCCAGGCTTTTCGCGACCACGGGATCTCCGTCTATGCCACCTTCGTTTTCGGCTATGACCACGACACGCCCGAAACTTTTCGCCGCGTGTTCGATTTCGCGCTGGAGCAGAAATTCTTTTTCACCGCCTTCAACCACCTCGTTCCGTTTCCGGGTACACCGCTCTACGACCGGCTCGCCGCCGAGAACCGCCTGCTTTATCCGCACTGGTGGCTTGAACCGGGTGTCCGGTTCGGCGACATCGTCTTTCAGCCCGCGCGGATGTCCCCCCGTGAACTGGCCGGCCTCTGCGAATCGCATCGCCGCCGTTTCTATGCGCTCCCATCCGTTGCTCACCGCATGCTCGATTTCAAAGCCAACTGTCGGAGTCCGCACAAAGCCCTCGTCTTTCTTGGCCAGAATCTGCTGCACCAGCGCGAGGTCGTCCGCCGGCAGGGACTGCCGTTCGGCCTTCCGGATGAAACACCATGACGTACACACTTGCCACCGCCGCCCATGAGGCCGCGCTTCGACGCCTGGCCCGCGAGCAGGCCATGCCCGGCTGGGTCCGCCTGGCTTTCGCCTGCGAGCCGGACTGGGTGGCCGGCCACGCGGTGCTCGGTCATCTGGCCCAGACCGTGGTTGCGCTGGACGACGCGGGCGCCGTTGTCGGTTGCGGCGTTCGGGCCGTCCGGAAAGTGTATGTCAACGGTCAGATCGCCGATGTGGGGTATCTGTGCGGCTTGCGTTCGCTGCCCCGTGCCCGGCGGTCGCTGGGATTGGCGCACGCCTACCGGTTTCTGCGCCGGATTCACGAAGGCGATCGCCGGGCGCCCGTCTATCTCTCCACGATCATCGAGTCCAATCGCGCGGCCCAAGCGCTCCTCGCCAGCGGCCGGGCATCCCTTCCGGCCTACCTGGATCACGGCCGTTTCATCACCTCGGCCATTCCCCTCGGCCGCCGCCGTGCCGCCGCGCTTTCGCCCGGGGGCGTGGACATTCGCACGGGCGGGGACGTCCCGCTCGCGGCGATTCTTGATTTTCTGCGTGATGAAGGTCCCAAACATCAGTTCTTCCCCGTGCTCGAGCGCGCCGATTTCGGTAACCCGCACTGGCGCGATCTGGACCCGAGGGGGTTCCGTGTCGCGCTCAGCAAAGGAATAATCATCGGCGTCACGGCCGTGTGGGATCAGAGCGCCTTCCGTCAAACCGTCGTGGCCGGGTACGCCCCGGCGCTGCGGGTTGCGCGTCCGCTCCTCAACGCCGCCTCGCGCATCGCCGGCCGCCGGCCGCTGCCTTCTCCCGGACAGCGCCTGAACTATTTTCATGCCGCTTTCACGTGCATACGGAATAACGACCCTGCCATCTTCCGCGCGTTGTTGGAACACCTGCATGCCGAGTTCCGGCGGTCGCCGTATGAGTATTTCGTCATCGGGCTGCACGAACGCGACCCGCTGCGCGCGGCCCTGCGGGACTTTTCATCCTGGGACTATGTCAGCCGCCTGTACCTGGTGTGCTGGGAGGACGGCCGCCCGTTTTGTGACGCCCTCCGCCCGGACCTCATTCCGCACCTCGAAACCGCCACGCTGTGACCATGGAACTTGAACCCCACATTATTGCCCGAACCCGGCTGTCGGACACGGTCCGTGATGCCATGTTTGACTTGCATGCACGGCATTTCGTCAATGTCAGCCGTCCCCAGTTTATGGCCGATCTGGACGAGAAGGACTGGATCATCCTGCTGCTGAAGCGACGGGGCGGCATCGCCGGATTTTCGACCCAGAAACTCTTGCAGCCTGTTGACGCCAGCGGCGCCGCCCGGTTCCTCTTCAGCGGCGATACCAGTGTGGAGCGCGAACACTGGAACACGCCCTTCATCGCCGGCTGCTTCGGGCATCTGATGCTCAAGTTGATGGATCTCTACGGCGAAAACGATCTGTACTGGTTCCTGATCTCCAAAGGTTTCCGTACCTACCGGTTTCTGCCCGTCTTCTTTAACCGGTTCTGGCCGGCGTCTGATCGCGACACGCCACCGGCGATGGCCGCGCTCCTGTCGGCAGTCGCCACATCCCGATTCGGTAACGCCTTTGATCCGGCCAGCGGCCTGATCCGGATTCCGGGTGGCGACCGTCTCGTCCCGGAACTGGCCGAGGTGCCGGGCGCGCGCCGGCGCGATCCCCACGTCGCCTACTTTCTGGCGCGCAACCCGCGGTATGCGCAAGGCGATGAACTGGCCTGTCTGGCGCCCATCCGCCGCGAGAACCTGAACACCTATGCGCGCCGCGTGATTCGCGCGACAACCCCGGTGTGGCAATGCTGAACCCCATCACCCTCTGTATCCGCCAGTGGCTCTGGTTCCTGATCTGCCTGCCCGGCTGGATCGGTTTCCAATTCGCGCTGCGGCAGCCCCGGCGCGCGCAGAATCGTGTTTTGCGCCGCCTGATCCGGCGGAATCGAGACACGGTATTCGGGCGTCGCCACGGCTTCGCGTCCATCCGGTCGCCCTCGGACTTTGCCCGGCAGGTCCCGCTGGCCGAATACGAGGATTTTGCCGATGCCATCGCCGCCGTCGGGCAGGGGGAGCCGTTTGCTCTGGCGGCCGGGAACCCGCTGCTGCTCGAACCGACCAGCGGGTCCACCGGCGCACCCAAGCTCATTCCTGTCACCGCTGCCGTGCGGCGTGAATTCGCGGCGGCCGTGCAGCCCTGGATCGCCTGGCTCTATCTGGCGCACCCGTCTCTGTTCCTCGGCCGCCAGTACTGGGCCGTAAGCCCCAACACGCCGATCCCCGCCGCCGACATCCCAACGGCCGTGCCGGTCGGTTTTGCGGACGACGCCGACTATCTCGGGTTTGCGGGGCGTTGGCTTTCACGCGGCATATTGGCGGTTCCGGGAGCCATACGTCAGGTCGCCGACCCCGAATGGTTCGCCCGACTCACCCTGCTCTTTCTTCTCAAGGAGAAAAATCTTCGGCTGATTTCCGTCTGGCACCCGTCTTTTCTGACGGTTCTTCTCGATTCACTGCCCCGACATCTTCCCGCCATTCTCGCTGCATTGCGCACCGGCAACCTGCCGGGAGACGCGGCGCTCCCGCCAGACCTACACGCCCAACTGGGCCGACAGTTTCAGAAAGATCTCCGAAGATTCGACGAGATTGAGGCGCTGAATCTCCTTTCGCATCCGGAATCGGTCGGCCGTCTCTGGCCGCGCCTCAGGGTCATCAGTTGCTGGGAGGGGCCACGCTCAGAGCCCGCGCTTGGAAAAATCCGCGCGCACTTTCCGCAGTCCGTGATTCAAGGCAAAGGGCTGATGGCAACGGAAGGATGCGTGACGGTCCCGACCGGCTGCGGGCGGCTGCGGCCCTGTGCGATTCGCTCACACTATCTCGAATTCCTGAACGCCGGCACGGGAGAGGTGCATCCGGTCTGGGACTTGCGGCAGGGGTGCGACTATTCCGTGATTCTCACGACCGGCGCCGGGCTCTGGCGTTACCGGCTGCATGACCAGGTTCGCGTATCCGGATGGTGTCACGCGACGCCCTGCCTTGAATTTGTGTGCAAGGACAACGCCGTCTCGGATCTGGTTGGCGAAAAGCTCGACGAGCGTCATGCCGCCGAAGCACTGGCCGTTGCCGAAGCCGACACGGGCGCGCGCCCCGATTTCGCCATGCTGGCCCCGGACGAATCTTCCGCGAGGTGCGCCTGCGGCTATGTGTTGTTGCTGGAATTTCCTGAAACCGCCCCGGATGCGGCGGGCCTGGCGCGGCGCTGGGCGGACGTTGTCGAGGGCGAATTATGCCGCAACTATCATTACAGCCACGCGCGGCGTCTCGGCCAGCTCGGAGCTGTCAGGTCCGTTCTGCTGCGGAACGGGCTTCAGGCTTACCGGCACGCCCGCGAATCCGGCGGCGCCCGCTCTGGAACCCTGAAAATACCGGCCCTCGCGCCTGCCGCCCCCGGTCAGTCCGCTTGGTGGCTGTCCGCATGCCGCACCGAGGTCGCGCAGGAGGTCTTTCATTATCAGATATAACAAAAGTTCCTTATCCGTCTGCTTGCCCGCTTGCAACCCCTTGACGCGACGGGGACGTCGCGTTTTATCTTACGCGCGGCAAGTGTAATGGCGAAACCGGGGACACGTATCTTCCGGCTTGCAGGCCTGTCAAAATGTCTTTATAGTATGTTACATTATGACAAAGTACTTACCACGTGAAATCACCCGCAGGCTGATGCAGGCACGCATACATTTGCCGGTTCTGGTGCTTTCCGGTCTGAGACAGACAGGGAAAAGCACCTTGCTGCTGAGGGAGGCTGCTCTGGCGCAAAACCATGTCTACCGCACGTTGGATGATTTTGCAACGCTGGCCGCAGCGCAGTCCGATCCTGATGCGCTGTTGGAACAGGCGGTCATTCTGGACGAGGTTCAACGGTGCCCTGAGCTTTTGGTTGCGCTCAAGCAAAAGGTGGACGAACAAAGAGAGGCGGGGAAATACATTCTCTCGGGGTCTGCCAATCTCGCTTTGCTGGAAAAGGCCTCCGAGACCTTGGCCGGTCGCGCCATTTATTTTACGCTTCATCCGATGACTCGGCGTGAGCGGAACGGCGTGACGTTGAAGACGCCGTTTCTGGTGAATTTTTTTGAAAAGCTCGCAGTGCCATCTGAACAGGCGCTTCCTGTTTCCGATGAGGAAGTGTTCAGGGGTGGTCTACCGCCCGCCTGCCTAGGCAAGAAGGATGGCGCGGAGGAGTGGTTCCGCAGTTACGTTCAGACGTATGTGGAGCGGGATGTGCGTCAGCTTTCGCAGATTACGGATTTGATTGCCTTCCGCACGTTGGCGCAGTTGGCGGCTTTGCGGACGGGGCAGGTTCTGGTCGTCAGTTCACTGGCACGGGATGCCAAACTCAACGCCGTGACCGCCGGTCGGTACGTGGATTTGCTGGAGGCGTCATTCCTGATTCGGAAACTCCCGCCTTTTCTTAAGAACAGAAGTTCGCGACTGATTAAATCGCCGAAGCTGTATTTCACCGACAGTGGCCTTGCCGCCTGGATGAGCGGCGTGACCACGTTTGAACGCGGACGTGACGACCTATTGCGAGGCGCCCTCTTTGAAACCTATGTGGCACAGAATATCTTTGCGCTGTTGGACGCGCATCTGCCC belongs to Lentisphaerota bacterium and includes:
- a CDS encoding radical SAM protein, which encodes MVKLPWTHRTAPNFMIEVTDACNLACRACYKKHGTTFKTLEHVQQDLDVGTRLRPVHTVTISGGEATLHPELCRIVERIKQRQVHVFLLTNGVLLDRERLVCLKQSGLDSILFHVDAGQCRPDLPQNPDFASIAKRLSELVGWAFECGLDVSVSATLYGNEPHFLRDMSQFFFRTPEITFLFISNGILPGRQGPAHEGERPFLQSDFDVNTLQAFFEAEYGIEPYAYIPAQDSNRISWLSYFVPVVYRGNGPGQRHTLFRMCSNRVDVWLMQVPRFLKGRYIHKTTQNPTLTLFRVALNALTSFHPIRGLRFFGAALLAGGGVRHKMIAYDSGPLRRADGSVEHCEYCPTAIVRGDALVPCCVADYGDGSEGNAP
- a CDS encoding radical SAM protein codes for the protein MIIAQTRAMCNRCPSASHPAELVRTGTRIEGVVHCPDGDIRHDVSSDADLFIAIREKSATDITSTAPPRGLRNVLNYISITNACNLNCAVCGAGAKTGTDAAVFLSVDEICKRAEQAKKAGGRILHLFGGEPTLHPDLLTIVEKISGLGFSSGVVTNGVRLGADKALARKLKARGLARICLQFDSFNEETLEALGRNFLREKKEAITNACEAGLSIGLNCTVTRLNLEEVGDLLTHGLEIGINVRNMTFASAAPVGRYTLAQQDSVDREQIIRQLLTVGEKHGFSLDDIFPLPAYLPWGIQNHPDCGAHLVLVHTPDGIQPLNRLIDMAAVYARMARSRLRRNYCSTRLVPAWFVLRAIRPGKWASCLRIASGLAFSKRRYSLVNVGISNYKGAAFLDEQRLARCASAFHTSVGPVKGCLHFFRDQAFPGSKEYEDAHGSC
- a CDS encoding radical SAM protein — protein: MRMHMEVVKSSWDSRIWRLPWDDGGDVPHALLDILRGCNLRCRACYNQARTGTKPLDVVKAEVDGLLRLRRLQSISIVGGEPLLHPELCEIVRFLRHRGLRVELFTNGLLLDYAACARLKEAGTDLVFLHIDSGQDRPDLPASAAWPERRRLIAEKAACVTAAGMEAGLTITAYPDRPGEVEDGVQLTLDSEDLGYLLVTRFREHAAIVAIEGNLAAGFKATVKGTPHASPENMRSHLDMQRLLLDKHAIRPFAALGSNRDPQDARWLSYFVGTTSRRGRRLVTQGLRASACERLFSALCRQLAGRYLFFVPWSASRFWLHLLFNAALGGNARGNLRLAASALLPGHRLHAKRLLFQNPAEVGASGSVTHCINCPDATFHQGQLIPVCLADLCRPASPPCTSP
- a CDS encoding B12-binding domain-containing radical SAM protein, with the translated sequence MERVTLLAPSAFQRRFGRQRQREPSPGSVCAVAWPPVARQAAVVPKSSGSRRFRECDALHQLPRRHVSSGPAHPGLSRGPVPPRIATMHITLIQPAVGRKPDGTPYPASWRMEPLGIARLASLTPPEIRRAFFDDRLEPIRYDDPTDLVCITVETYTARRAYQIAAAFRARGVPVVLGGFHPTLVPDEAALRADSIVIGEAEPVWRAVLDDAAAGRLRARYSSDRPRLAGLAPDRSIFGRRPYGLVALVETSRGCRFNCEFCSVSPFFRQRCLERPVEEVVQEVRSLRKPIFFVDDNLGADPDRLRALCGALLPVKRPWIGQASLHIAEDRALLDLMRRSGCQGVLVGFESLDADTLHAMGKSVNLEARHYPRAIQAFRDHGISVYATFVFGYDHDTPETFRRVFDFALEQKFFFTAFNHLVPFPGTPLYDRLAAENRLLYPHWWLEPGVRFGDIVFQPARMSPRELAGLCESHRRRFYALPSVAHRMLDFKANCRSPHKALVFLGQNLLHQREVVRRQGLPFGLPDETP
- a CDS encoding GH3 auxin-responsive promoter family protein, producing the protein MLNPITLCIRQWLWFLICLPGWIGFQFALRQPRRAQNRVLRRLIRRNRDTVFGRRHGFASIRSPSDFARQVPLAEYEDFADAIAAVGQGEPFALAAGNPLLLEPTSGSTGAPKLIPVTAAVRREFAAAVQPWIAWLYLAHPSLFLGRQYWAVSPNTPIPAADIPTAVPVGFADDADYLGFAGRWLSRGILAVPGAIRQVADPEWFARLTLLFLLKEKNLRLISVWHPSFLTVLLDSLPRHLPAILAALRTGNLPGDAALPPDLHAQLGRQFQKDLRRFDEIEALNLLSHPESVGRLWPRLRVISCWEGPRSEPALGKIRAHFPQSVIQGKGLMATEGCVTVPTGCGRLRPCAIRSHYLEFLNAGTGEVHPVWDLRQGCDYSVILTTGAGLWRYRLHDQVRVSGWCHATPCLEFVCKDNAVSDLVGEKLDERHAAEALAVAEADTGARPDFAMLAPDESSARCACGYVLLLEFPETAPDAAGLARRWADVVEGELCRNYHYSHARRLGQLGAVRSVLLRNGLQAYRHARESGGARSGTLKIPALAPAAPGQSAWWLSACRTEVAQEVFHYQI
- a CDS encoding ATP-binding protein; the encoded protein is MTKYLPREITRRLMQARIHLPVLVLSGLRQTGKSTLLLREAALAQNHVYRTLDDFATLAAAQSDPDALLEQAVILDEVQRCPELLVALKQKVDEQREAGKYILSGSANLALLEKASETLAGRAIYFTLHPMTRRERNGVTLKTPFLVNFFEKLAVPSEQALPVSDEEVFRGGLPPACLGKKDGAEEWFRSYVQTYVERDVRQLSQITDLIAFRTLAQLAALRTGQVLVVSSLARDAKLNAVTAGRYVDLLEASFLIRKLPPFLKNRSSRLIKSPKLYFTDSGLAAWMSGVTTFERGRDDLLRGALFETYVAQNIFALLDAHLPDAQISFWHEQGRHEVDFVIESNRSVFAIEVKAAARWNHDDLAGLRAFLERTPDCKAALLVYNGRESMKLGDRLFAIPMGTALS